One window of uncultured Methanoregula sp. genomic DNA carries:
- a CDS encoding ABC transporter ATP-binding protein, translating to MGKLEIRDLNQSFLRDDGSRLVVLDHLNFEVRDKEFVCILGSSGCGKTTLLRLIAGLDEAQDGSIILDGEEIKGQNPKVGMVFQEYSLFPWRSVMDNIAFGLEMKGIGKEERYRIAEHYLDLVNLSQFRESYPSELSGGMRQRVAVARALALDPVLLLMDEPFGALDAQTRNMLQKELLEIWEATKKTVVFITHSVDEAVYLSDRIIVLTPRPGRICRIFEVELGRPRDRTSVEFAQVRRTVLDLISQNCAIQ from the coding sequence ATGGGAAAACTTGAGATCCGCGACCTGAACCAGTCGTTCCTGCGCGACGACGGGTCCCGGCTCGTTGTCCTCGACCATCTCAATTTCGAGGTCAGGGACAAGGAATTCGTCTGCATCCTCGGCTCTTCCGGGTGCGGCAAGACCACCCTGCTGCGCCTGATTGCCGGTCTCGACGAAGCACAGGATGGTTCGATCATCCTTGACGGGGAGGAGATCAAGGGCCAGAATCCCAAGGTGGGGATGGTCTTCCAGGAGTATTCCCTCTTCCCGTGGCGCTCCGTCATGGACAATATCGCATTCGGGCTGGAGATGAAAGGGATTGGAAAAGAGGAGCGGTACCGGATCGCGGAACACTATCTCGATCTCGTGAACCTCTCCCAGTTCCGGGAGAGTTACCCGTCGGAACTCTCCGGCGGGATGCGGCAGCGGGTGGCGGTTGCCCGGGCGCTTGCGCTCGACCCGGTGCTTCTCCTGATGGACGAGCCGTTCGGGGCGCTCGATGCCCAGACCCGCAACATGCTCCAGAAGGAGCTGCTCGAGATCTGGGAAGCGACCAAGAAAACGGTTGTCTTTATCACCCACAGCGTGGACGAGGCGGTCTATCTCTCGGACCGGATCATTGTCCTGACCCCCCGGCCGGGCCGCATCTGCCGGATCTTTGAAGTGGAGCTGGGCCGGCCCCGCGACCGGACCAGCGTGGAGTTCGCGCAGGTCCGGCGCACGGTCCTCGATCTTATAAGCCAGAACTGTGCTATCCAGTAA
- a CDS encoding 50S ribosomal protein L16 has product MVRKPAKMYRNVNKKAYTRRKYMGGVPGSKIVQFEMGNLSQEFPTEVDLIVEETCQIRHSALEAARITANRRLMKEVGRSNFHFKIRVFPHHVLRENKQATGAGADRVSEGMRLAFGKAVGTAARVESGQKIMTVFSTPQYLEKIKDALKHSGHKLPTPSHLKVSTIKVSGRIIAAPKLVGEKVVAAPVVTEEAAAAAAAEPAKGAAPAKGGKDAKAAAPAKGAAPAKAEEKKGAAPAKGGKK; this is encoded by the coding sequence ATGGTTAGAAAACCGGCAAAGATGTACAGGAACGTCAACAAGAAGGCCTATACAAGACGTAAATATATGGGCGGTGTTCCCGGGAGCAAGATCGTGCAGTTCGAGATGGGCAACCTCTCGCAGGAATTCCCGACAGAAGTGGACCTTATTGTCGAAGAAACATGCCAGATCCGGCACAGCGCCCTTGAGGCAGCCCGCATCACCGCAAACCGCCGGCTGATGAAGGAAGTAGGCAGGTCCAACTTCCACTTCAAGATCCGCGTCTTCCCCCACCACGTCCTGCGCGAGAACAAGCAGGCAACCGGCGCCGGTGCGGACCGTGTCTCGGAAGGTATGCGCCTCGCGTTCGGCAAGGCAGTTGGAACTGCTGCACGGGTTGAATCAGGCCAGAAGATCATGACGGTCTTCTCCACCCCCCAGTACCTTGAGAAGATCAAGGACGCGCTCAAGCACAGCGGTCACAAGCTCCCGACCCCCTCGCACCTTAAGGTCAGTACGATCAAGGTCAGCGGCAGGATCATCGCGGCACCGAAGCTTGTCGGTGAGAAGGTTGTTGCAGCACCGGTTGTTACCGAAGAGGCAGCAGCCGCAGCAGCAGCCGAGCCCGCAAAGGGAGCAGCCCCGGCAAAGGGCGGCAAGGATGCGAAGGCTGCAGCACCGGCAAAGGGTGCAGCACCCGCCAAGGCCGAAGAGAAGAAAGGCGCAGCCCCGGCAAAGGGCGGCAAGAAGTAA
- a CDS encoding DUF2683 family protein, giving the protein MTYIVATPSGRGKKTGVKRTARAAAISPYGGVHESLSHNPTSDRKIEAMLANIITRLERIEEKIDENVYPPESAFRPEFIRQVKEAEADIKKGKGKTYESMDAFIRAISE; this is encoded by the coding sequence ATGACCTATATCGTCGCAACTCCTTCCGGGCGAGGGAAAAAAACCGGCGTCAAGCGGACCGCCAGAGCCGCTGCAATATCACCATACGGTGGGGTGCACGAATCTTTATCGCATAATCCCACGAGCGACCGAAAAATTGAGGCAATGCTCGCGAATATTATCACCCGCCTTGAACGCATTGAGGAAAAAATAGATGAGAATGTCTATCCTCCCGAATCAGCATTCAGGCCGGAATTCATCAGGCAGGTGAAGGAAGCGGAAGCCGATATAAAAAAAGGCAAAGGAAAGACGTACGAATCGATGGACGCTTTTATCAGGGCCATCTCTGAATGA
- a CDS encoding type II toxin-antitoxin system RelE/ParE family toxin, giving the protein MTYTVVANPDVEAIFRKMATKDTARFEQIVKKLQEIRENPEIGKPLRRPMQGRWRIHIGHYVLIYKFDKKKGIITLTKYAHHDEAYT; this is encoded by the coding sequence ATGACATACACTGTTGTTGCGAATCCTGATGTTGAGGCGATCTTCAGGAAGATGGCAACGAAGGACACTGCCCGGTTTGAGCAGATCGTGAAGAAACTTCAGGAGATCCGCGAAAATCCGGAGATCGGGAAACCTCTCCGCCGGCCAATGCAGGGACGGTGGCGCATTCACATTGGCCACTATGTTCTTATCTATAAATTTGATAAGAAGAAGGGAATCATTACCCTGACAAAATATGCTCACCACGACGAAGCGTATACTTAG
- a CDS encoding fumarate hydratase, translated as MQPPDPATIHAALADATFRAYREAVIHLPLDVLKVIGNAARAETNEVARGEFANILRNIKTAGEFGVPMCQDTGIPVIYLTIPPHIPLTQGLYDAVAEGVRRATKEVPLRPNVVDPLTRHNTGDNTGAGMPAIHVKPGDKFTVTILPKGAGAENVSRIGMLLPSQKDQIEKFVVETVYLAGSRPCPPIIIGVGIGGTFDGAAALAKEALLEPVDTMTEYEQQILCAVNRLGIGPMGLGGDFTALAVRVKTAGCHTASLPVAVNIQCWANRHATVEVKI; from the coding sequence ATGCAACCTCCGGACCCCGCCACCATCCACGCCGCGCTTGCCGACGCCACGTTCCGGGCGTACCGCGAAGCGGTCATCCATCTCCCGCTTGACGTACTGAAGGTGATAGGGAACGCAGCCCGTGCCGAGACGAACGAGGTTGCCCGCGGCGAGTTTGCCAACATCCTGAGGAATATTAAGACTGCCGGGGAGTTCGGTGTCCCCATGTGCCAGGATACCGGGATCCCGGTCATTTACCTGACCATACCTCCCCACATCCCCCTCACGCAGGGGCTGTACGATGCTGTGGCGGAAGGTGTCCGGAGGGCAACAAAAGAAGTCCCGCTCCGCCCCAACGTAGTCGACCCCCTCACCCGTCACAATACCGGTGACAACACCGGTGCCGGGATGCCGGCAATCCATGTGAAGCCCGGGGACAAATTCACCGTCACGATTCTCCCCAAGGGTGCCGGGGCGGAGAATGTCTCCCGGATCGGGATGCTCCTCCCCTCCCAGAAAGACCAGATCGAGAAGTTCGTAGTCGAGACCGTGTACCTTGCCGGTTCCCGTCCCTGCCCCCCGATCATCATCGGCGTCGGGATTGGCGGAACGTTCGATGGCGCAGCAGCGCTCGCGAAAGAGGCACTCCTGGAGCCGGTCGATACCATGACGGAGTACGAACAGCAGATCCTCTGCGCCGTCAACCGGCTCGGGATCGGGCCGATGGGCCTTGGCGGGGATTTCACGGCCCTCGCGGTCAGGGTGAAGACTGCCGGCTGCCACACCGCGTCGCTGCCGGTTGCCGTCAATATCCAGTGCTGGGCCAACCGGCATGCAACCGTCGAGGTGAAAATATGA
- a CDS encoding FumA C-terminus/TtdB family hydratase beta subunit — protein sequence MSTTPVQLRTPLGGEVLSLRAGDHVELSGVVYTARDEAHLRMQEKGIPFDPKGAVIYHCGPVIADNKVIAAGPTTSARMNELSGFLIDRGVRGLIGKGGMGTTVREQLRGRGVYLAFTGGCAALASSHMTLKGVFYEDLGMAEAVWAIGLDRLPLVVGIDSQGNDIFDAARKNAETVFRNYSPGTCQ from the coding sequence ATGAGCACGACTCCCGTTCAGCTCCGCACCCCGCTCGGCGGGGAAGTCCTTTCCCTCCGGGCCGGCGATCATGTCGAGCTCTCCGGCGTGGTCTACACCGCCCGCGACGAGGCCCACCTGCGGATGCAGGAAAAGGGGATCCCGTTCGATCCAAAGGGAGCGGTCATCTACCACTGCGGCCCGGTCATAGCGGATAACAAGGTCATAGCGGCCGGCCCGACAACCTCCGCACGGATGAACGAACTCTCCGGGTTCCTGATCGACCGGGGCGTGCGGGGACTCATCGGGAAAGGTGGTATGGGAACAACCGTGCGGGAACAGCTCCGTGGCAGGGGCGTCTACCTCGCTTTCACCGGCGGGTGTGCAGCGCTTGCTTCCTCCCACATGACCTTGAAGGGCGTCTTCTATGAAGACCTCGGCATGGCCGAAGCAGTCTGGGCAATCGGGCTGGACCGGCTCCCGCTCGTGGTCGGCATCGACTCGCAGGGCAATGATATCTTCGATGCTGCCCGGAAAAATGCGGAGACCGTATTCAGGAATTATTCCCCTGGTACCTGTCAATAG
- a CDS encoding 4Fe-4S dicluster domain-containing protein, whose translation MKLAIDETRCKGCNLCTKVCPYKIFKEGKKPNRRGIVVPELDRPERCTNCRLRNLYGRQLCGVCQLTCPDQAIHWIEEQPYELHKVAIEY comes from the coding sequence ATGAAACTCGCCATAGACGAGACCCGGTGCAAGGGCTGCAATCTCTGTACAAAGGTTTGCCCGTATAAGATTTTCAAGGAAGGGAAAAAACCCAACCGCCGGGGTATTGTGGTGCCCGAACTTGACCGTCCCGAGCGCTGTACCAACTGCCGGCTCCGCAACCTCTACGGCCGGCAGCTCTGCGGGGTCTGCCAGCTCACCTGCCCGGACCAGGCGATTCACTGGATCGAGGAGCAGCCCTATGAACTCCACAAGGTGGCGATTGAATATTGA
- a CDS encoding 2-oxoacid:acceptor oxidoreductase subunit alpha: protein MTRIEFWQGNTACAEGALAAGCNFFGGYPITPSTEVAELMASKLPKKGGVFIQMEDEIASMASIIGASWTGARAMTATSGPGFSLMMENIGFAAMTETPCVVVNVQRGGPSTGQPTMSAQGDMMQARFGSHGDYAIIALCPATVQEMYELTAKAFNLADKYRVPVFLMADETVGHMREKIVIPDKVERIERKPLAPGALPFKADADLVPGFGQFGTGHHVHVTGLTHDERGYPSATNPQLHAALVQRLVDKIENARHEMADYDVINPGASKVFVAYGGPVRTVQQVMHDRKDKDIGFLRIRTVWPFPEKALAEFKNAKAFFVPEMNLGQIAREIERHVKAPVISIPKLGGELHTPAELIAVLEAHR, encoded by the coding sequence TTGACGCGGATTGAGTTCTGGCAGGGAAATACTGCATGTGCTGAAGGAGCGCTTGCCGCAGGCTGTAATTTCTTCGGCGGGTACCCGATTACACCTTCCACGGAAGTCGCCGAGCTCATGGCGTCAAAACTCCCGAAGAAGGGCGGCGTCTTCATCCAGATGGAGGACGAGATCGCATCCATGGCCTCGATCATCGGGGCTTCCTGGACCGGCGCCCGGGCCATGACCGCGACAAGCGGGCCCGGCTTCTCCCTCATGATGGAGAATATCGGCTTTGCCGCAATGACCGAGACGCCCTGCGTTGTCGTTAATGTCCAGCGGGGCGGTCCCTCCACCGGCCAGCCGACCATGTCGGCCCAGGGCGACATGATGCAGGCCCGGTTCGGCTCGCACGGCGATTACGCGATAATCGCTCTCTGCCCGGCCACCGTCCAGGAGATGTACGAACTTACTGCGAAGGCGTTCAATCTCGCGGACAAGTACCGCGTGCCGGTCTTCCTGATGGCCGATGAGACGGTCGGGCACATGCGGGAGAAGATCGTCATCCCCGACAAGGTCGAGCGCATTGAGCGAAAACCCCTTGCGCCCGGCGCCCTGCCGTTCAAAGCGGATGCCGACCTCGTCCCGGGATTCGGGCAGTTCGGCACGGGGCACCACGTCCATGTCACCGGCCTGACCCACGACGAGAGGGGATACCCGAGCGCAACCAATCCTCAGCTGCACGCGGCCCTTGTCCAGCGGCTCGTGGACAAGATCGAGAACGCCCGCCACGAGATGGCGGATTACGATGTCATCAACCCCGGCGCAAGCAAGGTCTTCGTTGCGTACGGCGGACCCGTCAGGACGGTCCAGCAGGTTATGCACGACCGGAAGGACAAGGATATCGGGTTCCTCCGGATCCGGACCGTCTGGCCGTTCCCCGAGAAGGCGCTTGCGGAGTTCAAAAATGCAAAGGCTTTCTTCGTCCCCGAGATGAACCTCGGCCAGATCGCCCGCGAGATCGAGCGGCACGTGAAGGCGCCGGTCATCAGCATCCCCAAGCTGGGCGGGGAACTCCACACGCCCGCAGAACTTATAGCCGTGCTGGAGGCGCACCGATGA
- a CDS encoding thiamine pyrophosphate-dependent enzyme, translated as MSFEDWYRQDRLPHIYCAGCGNGTIINCTLAAIDQMGWKKEETVFVSGIGCSSRAPGYILTDSLHTTHGRALAFATGVKLGNPDLNVVVFTGDGDLAAIGGNHFIHACRRNINLTVVCMNNQIYGMTGGQGSPTTPKGCLSSTTPYGCAEIPFDLCELAIAAGANYVSRWTSYHVKELEKAIKVGFETPGFSFIEALVQCPTAFGRRNKFRQVADHVEYLRSHSLLKAKYDRMIEQGEPVPEDMYVVGELMRRSRPALGVKP; from the coding sequence ATGAGTTTCGAGGACTGGTACCGCCAGGACCGGCTCCCCCACATCTATTGTGCGGGCTGCGGCAACGGGACGATCATCAACTGCACGCTTGCCGCCATCGACCAGATGGGCTGGAAGAAGGAGGAGACCGTCTTTGTCTCGGGCATCGGCTGCTCCTCGCGTGCTCCCGGGTACATCCTCACCGACTCGCTCCACACCACCCATGGCCGTGCCCTTGCGTTTGCCACCGGGGTAAAGTTGGGAAACCCGGACCTCAATGTCGTGGTCTTCACAGGAGACGGCGATCTTGCCGCAATCGGCGGCAACCATTTCATCCACGCCTGCCGGCGCAACATCAACCTCACAGTGGTCTGCATGAACAACCAGATCTACGGCATGACCGGCGGCCAGGGAAGCCCGACCACCCCGAAAGGCTGCCTCTCCTCGACCACCCCGTACGGGTGCGCCGAGATCCCGTTCGATCTCTGCGAGCTCGCGATAGCTGCAGGGGCCAACTATGTCTCCCGCTGGACCTCCTACCACGTGAAAGAGCTTGAAAAAGCCATCAAGGTCGGCTTCGAGACGCCCGGCTTCTCATTCATCGAGGCGCTGGTCCAGTGCCCGACTGCGTTCGGGCGCAGGAACAAGTTCCGGCAGGTGGCCGATCACGTGGAATACCTGCGGTCACATTCGCTCCTCAAGGCGAAGTACGACCGGATGATCGAGCAGGGCGAACCTGTCCCGGAAGATATGTACGTTGTCGGGGAACTCATGCGCCGCTCGCGGCCGGCTCTCGGGGTGAAACCATGA
- a CDS encoding 2-oxoacid:ferredoxin oxidoreductase subunit gamma, whose translation MRHEVRFSGFGGQGIILSAVIIGRAAVMYDNKYAVQTQVYGPEARGGASMSAVIIDDDPILYPKVAVPGIYVIMSQEGFEKYGANAQEDAVMLVDSTLVHSRPKCRYIDIPATQQAKQVLKKDIVANIVMLGALVAATKIVSEESLKKAILDSVPKGTEDLNLKAMQLGLELGKLS comes from the coding sequence ATGAGGCACGAGGTAAGGTTCTCGGGTTTCGGTGGCCAGGGCATCATCCTCTCGGCGGTCATTATCGGGCGGGCTGCCGTGATGTACGACAACAAGTACGCGGTCCAGACCCAGGTCTACGGTCCCGAGGCCCGGGGCGGGGCTTCGATGAGTGCGGTCATTATCGACGATGACCCGATCCTGTACCCCAAGGTCGCGGTCCCCGGCATCTACGTCATCATGTCGCAGGAAGGCTTCGAGAAATACGGGGCGAATGCGCAGGAGGATGCGGTGATGCTCGTCGATTCCACGCTCGTCCATTCCCGCCCGAAATGCCGGTACATCGATATCCCGGCAACGCAGCAGGCAAAACAGGTGCTGAAAAAAGACATCGTGGCCAACATCGTGATGCTCGGGGCGCTGGTTGCTGCAACAAAGATCGTAAGCGAGGAGTCGTTAAAGAAAGCCATCCTTGATTCCGTGCCCAAAGGCACCGAGGACCTCAACCTGAAAGCCATGCAGCTCGGCCTGGAGCTGGGAAAGTTATCATGA
- a CDS encoding ATP-grasp domain-containing protein, translating to MKLREYEAKNVIREAAIPVPAGFLIRSADELKPHLDALGDAFVLKAQVDVGGRGKAGGILMADKATGIALAQELFRKEIKGLPVKEILAEKRLTIQHEYYLSITVDRSSKQPLILFTEAGGVDIEITAKEHPEAIRKVIPNPLMRDIPPFMLRELLGKAPKEIGPIVNKLYRVFLEKDALLAEINPLVTTPDGVFAADAKIIVDDNALGRQGFTVNRDLSEREREAEKHGFSYVELDGAIGVIGNGAGLTMATLDLIEYYGGKAANFLDVGGGAESERVMNAVRLVASVPSVKVIVVNLLGGITKCDEVAKGIIAAGISQKVIVRLAGTNEAEGRRLLTEKNYEMLDTMDLVVKKAVQVTA from the coding sequence ATGAAGTTACGCGAATACGAAGCAAAGAACGTGATACGGGAGGCCGCAATCCCGGTCCCGGCCGGGTTCCTGATCCGGTCTGCCGACGAGCTGAAGCCCCATCTCGACGCCCTGGGCGATGCATTCGTCCTCAAGGCCCAGGTGGACGTGGGCGGCAGGGGCAAGGCCGGCGGTATCCTGATGGCGGACAAGGCAACAGGCATTGCCCTTGCCCAGGAACTCTTCAGAAAAGAGATCAAGGGACTTCCGGTAAAAGAGATCCTCGCCGAGAAACGCCTTACGATCCAGCACGAGTATTATCTCTCGATAACCGTGGACCGGTCCAGCAAGCAGCCGCTCATCCTCTTTACCGAGGCCGGAGGTGTTGATATCGAGATCACGGCGAAAGAACACCCCGAAGCGATCCGTAAGGTGATCCCGAACCCGCTCATGCGGGACATTCCCCCGTTCATGCTCCGGGAACTTCTCGGGAAGGCGCCAAAGGAGATCGGGCCCATCGTCAACAAGCTCTACCGGGTCTTCCTGGAAAAGGACGCCCTCCTTGCCGAGATCAACCCGCTCGTCACCACCCCGGACGGCGTGTTTGCCGCCGATGCCAAGATCATTGTTGATGACAATGCGCTCGGTCGGCAGGGATTTACCGTCAACCGCGACCTCTCCGAGCGCGAACGCGAAGCGGAGAAACACGGCTTCTCCTACGTGGAACTGGACGGGGCGATCGGCGTAATCGGCAACGGCGCCGGGCTCACGATGGCAACCCTCGACCTCATCGAGTATTACGGCGGGAAAGCCGCGAACTTCCTCGATGTCGGCGGCGGTGCCGAGAGCGAGCGGGTGATGAACGCGGTCCGGCTCGTGGCAAGTGTTCCTTCCGTGAAAGTCATTGTGGTGAATCTCCTTGGCGGCATCACGAAATGCGATGAGGTGGCCAAGGGGATCATTGCAGCGGGCATCTCCCAGAAAGTGATCGTCCGCCTTGCAGGAACCAACGAGGCGGAGGGACGAAGGCTTCTCACCGAGAAAAATTACGAGATGCTCGACACGATGGACCTCGTCGTGAAGAAGGCCGTGCAGGTGACCGCATGA
- the sucD gene encoding succinate--CoA ligase subunit alpha, with the protein MIYGDKNTGILVQGATGKQGEFHIGLMNAYARQVGGKGVVAGVTPGKAGQQVHGVPVYNTVNDAMREHDIGAAVIFVPAAAAADAIMEEAHAGIETIVCITEHIPVQDTMKALAYAKMEGARVIGPNCPGLLSPGEVKMGIMPAGLFSRGNVGVISRSGTLTYEVVDELTRAGIGQSSVIGIGGDPVIGQTFVDVLELFETDPQTKAVVLIGEVGGNLEEEGAKSTDLPIVSYIAGVSAPPDKRMGHAGAIVEGGEGDAKSKIARLKNHGVPVASRVSEIPDMVRELFRCRC; encoded by the coding sequence ATGATTTACGGCGACAAGAATACCGGGATCCTCGTGCAGGGGGCAACCGGCAAACAGGGCGAGTTCCACATCGGGCTTATGAACGCCTATGCACGACAGGTTGGCGGCAAGGGCGTTGTTGCCGGTGTTACGCCGGGCAAGGCCGGGCAGCAGGTGCACGGCGTGCCGGTGTACAACACGGTAAACGATGCCATGCGCGAGCACGATATCGGCGCAGCGGTCATTTTTGTTCCCGCTGCGGCAGCAGCGGATGCCATCATGGAAGAGGCCCATGCCGGTATTGAAACCATTGTCTGCATCACCGAGCACATCCCGGTGCAGGACACCATGAAGGCGCTCGCGTACGCAAAGATGGAAGGCGCCCGGGTCATCGGCCCGAACTGCCCCGGCCTCCTCTCTCCCGGCGAAGTGAAGATGGGGATCATGCCGGCCGGGCTCTTCTCCCGCGGGAACGTGGGCGTCATCTCCCGCTCGGGCACGCTCACCTACGAGGTCGTGGACGAGCTCACCCGGGCCGGCATCGGCCAGAGCAGCGTGATCGGTATCGGGGGCGACCCGGTGATCGGCCAGACCTTCGTGGACGTGCTTGAGCTCTTCGAAACCGATCCCCAGACAAAAGCCGTGGTCCTCATCGGCGAAGTGGGCGGCAACCTGGAAGAGGAAGGAGCCAAATCAACGGATCTCCCGATTGTCTCGTACATTGCCGGCGTTTCTGCCCCGCCGGACAAGCGGATGGGCCATGCCGGCGCTATCGTCGAGGGCGGCGAAGGGGATGCAAAGTCCAAGATCGCCCGGCTCAAAAACCATGGCGTCCCGGTAGCATCCCGGGTATCGGAGATCCCGGATATGGTCCGGGAACTCTTCCGGTGCCGGTGCTGA
- a CDS encoding VOC family protein has product MKILRTLTRVCVNDIESTIAFYENLTGVKTGLRFAMPAAGLELAGVGDVLVIAGTDEALRPFRQTNATFLVDSLEEYHRFLTGNGATVLNPPKQVPTGMNMTVRHPDGLVIEYVEHTRKNAVFSGTA; this is encoded by the coding sequence ATGAAGATCCTCAGGACCCTGACCCGGGTCTGTGTCAACGACATTGAGAGCACGATAGCGTTTTACGAAAATCTGACGGGCGTAAAAACCGGCCTCAGGTTTGCGATGCCGGCAGCCGGCCTTGAACTGGCAGGGGTGGGGGATGTCCTGGTAATCGCCGGGACAGATGAAGCACTCCGGCCGTTCCGGCAGACGAATGCGACATTTCTCGTGGATTCACTTGAGGAATACCACCGGTTCCTGACCGGGAACGGCGCAACAGTCTTAAACCCGCCAAAACAGGTGCCAACCGGGATGAATATGACCGTTCGCCATCCCGACGGACTGGTCATCGAGTATGTTGAACACACCAGAAAAAATGCGGTTTTTTCAGGTACTGCCTGA
- a CDS encoding aldo/keto reductase yields MLYRTVLKTGDSLSILGFGCMRYPSKRTGGIDEERTIRQIRHAIDNGVNYLDTAPVYHLGKSEPILARALADGYREKVRIATKLPHWSVFERADMDRILDTQLKTLQTDHIDYYLIHSLSKSSFESMKMLGILEFLDSAKKDGRIRNAGFSTHANNAVFKEIVDAYSWDFCQIQYNYLDEQNQAGTAGLEYAAGKGLAVIIMEPLRGGNLAGRMPETIQAIWDSAPVKRSPAEWALRWVWNHPEVTVVLSGMNDESHIDENIRTAGTALPHSLTDQDLATIHRVRDEYRRLMKVGCTGCGYCMPCPAGVDIPGCFASYNAHALFPHDRTTKFHYIGQHGGLMGEKSSAGLCRQCGKCTKACPQALPIPSLMKDVSREMEGMMNVVVPVLRGGIWCMNKLGRVRRFVTGDKAHD; encoded by the coding sequence ATGTTATACCGAACCGTCCTAAAAACCGGCGACAGCCTCTCGATCCTCGGCTTTGGCTGCATGCGCTACCCATCGAAGCGGACCGGGGGAATCGACGAGGAACGCACCATCCGGCAGATCCGGCACGCCATCGACAACGGGGTCAACTATCTCGATACTGCCCCGGTCTACCATCTCGGGAAGAGCGAACCGATCCTTGCCCGGGCGCTTGCCGACGGCTACCGGGAGAAAGTCCGGATCGCAACCAAGCTCCCCCACTGGTCGGTCTTTGAACGGGCCGACATGGACCGGATCCTCGACACCCAGCTCAAAACCCTCCAGACCGATCATATCGATTATTACCTGATCCACAGTTTGAGCAAAAGCAGTTTTGAGAGCATGAAGATGCTGGGCATCCTTGAATTCCTCGACAGTGCAAAAAAGGACGGGAGGATCCGAAATGCCGGTTTTTCCACACACGCGAATAACGCGGTATTCAAAGAGATCGTGGATGCCTACTCGTGGGATTTCTGCCAGATCCAGTACAACTATCTCGATGAACAGAACCAGGCCGGGACAGCCGGCCTTGAGTATGCTGCAGGAAAAGGGCTTGCCGTCATCATCATGGAACCCCTGCGGGGAGGCAACCTTGCCGGGAGGATGCCGGAAACAATCCAGGCCATCTGGGATAGCGCTCCCGTGAAACGTTCCCCGGCGGAGTGGGCGCTGCGCTGGGTCTGGAACCACCCGGAAGTGACCGTTGTCCTCTCCGGGATGAACGATGAATCCCATATCGATGAGAACATCCGGACAGCAGGCACCGCCCTTCCCCATTCTCTCACGGACCAGGACCTTGCCACGATTCACCGGGTACGGGACGAGTACCGGCGCCTGATGAAAGTCGGATGCACCGGGTGCGGGTACTGCATGCCCTGCCCGGCCGGAGTGGATATCCCCGGCTGTTTTGCAAGCTACAATGCCCATGCCCTGTTCCCTCATGACCGGACCACAAAGTTCCACTATATCGGGCAGCACGGCGGCCTTATGGGGGAGAAGTCCTCGGCAGGGCTCTGCCGGCAGTGCGGCAAGTGCACGAAAGCCTGCCCTCAGGCTCTGCCCATACCTTCCCTGATGAAGGACGTGTCCCGGGAGATGGAAGGGATGATGAACGTGGTAGTCCCGGTTCTCCGGGGCGGGATCTGGTGCATGAACAAGCTCGGGCGCGTGCGCCGGTTCGTTACAGGTGACAAGGCCCATGACTGA